In a single window of the Desulfallas thermosapovorans DSM 6562 genome:
- a CDS encoding aldehyde ferredoxin oxidoreductase family protein: MSKQWHGWAGKVLWVDLSSKSYQTTELPAELAYGYLGQSGVNARLLYDLAPQGMDPFDPKAPLIFGVGPLSGTLAPCSGRFTVTAKSPLTGIFGDSNCGGHWGPELKQAGYDHIIITGQAEHPVYLWLDNDRVTIRDARHLWGKDTWSTDEAIKKELGDNTIQIACIGPAGENRVRFAAIICNLARAAARTGPGAVMGSKNLKAIAVRGNMGTSVAKPAQFREAVARAVEAIRNDPLYEVASTFGTTAITGLAQMLGFLPTRNFQQSTFEEGENLRGEVLLENYITKRKGCFNCPVSCSRFYKVSSGDYAGTLGEGPEYETISAFGSKCGNGNMESILFANTLCNKLGLDTISTGNAVAWAMEGYQRGIIKDSDTGLNQPLHWGSHKLIIELINKIAHREGFGGLLAEGALRAAKKMGGVELVVHSKGMDYPAVDVRGTKGMALSFAVSPRGGDHLKGLPMYEVGPEIYAKDIKELLGINVTPNYWMKYETKPQLMYWHENWHCVVDSLGLCKLEGIAMKPLLPVHFRDLLAFATGWDVDVLELELIGERIWNLERLFNIREGLRRHDDMPPARMFEPIGSGPAEGESLDFARYNQMLDEYYSLRGWDKAGVPTGKKLRELGLHYEGKN, from the coding sequence ATGAGTAAACAGTGGCATGGCTGGGCAGGAAAGGTGTTATGGGTGGATCTGAGCTCGAAATCCTACCAAACAACAGAACTACCGGCTGAGCTGGCGTATGGTTACCTGGGGCAATCCGGTGTTAACGCTCGGTTACTCTATGATCTGGCCCCGCAAGGGATGGACCCCTTTGACCCGAAGGCACCCCTCATTTTCGGTGTGGGACCGCTGTCTGGCACGTTGGCTCCCTGCTCCGGTCGTTTTACAGTTACCGCCAAGTCACCCCTTACCGGCATATTCGGGGATTCCAACTGCGGCGGTCACTGGGGTCCGGAACTAAAGCAAGCTGGTTATGACCATATTATTATTACAGGTCAAGCGGAGCACCCGGTGTATTTATGGCTGGACAATGACCGGGTAACCATTCGCGATGCCCGGCACCTCTGGGGCAAAGACACCTGGTCAACTGACGAGGCTATCAAAAAGGAGCTGGGTGATAACACTATACAAATAGCCTGTATTGGTCCGGCCGGGGAAAACCGGGTGCGTTTTGCCGCTATTATATGCAATCTGGCCCGGGCAGCAGCCCGCACCGGTCCCGGGGCGGTGATGGGCAGTAAAAATTTAAAGGCCATTGCTGTCAGGGGAAACATGGGCACTAGCGTGGCCAAACCGGCACAATTTCGCGAGGCCGTCGCACGTGCGGTGGAAGCTATCCGAAACGATCCCCTGTATGAAGTGGCTTCAACATTCGGTACCACAGCTATCACCGGATTGGCCCAAATGCTGGGTTTTCTACCAACCCGGAATTTCCAGCAATCCACCTTTGAAGAAGGGGAAAACTTGCGGGGTGAGGTGCTGCTGGAAAACTATATAACCAAGCGTAAAGGATGCTTCAACTGCCCGGTGAGCTGCAGCAGGTTTTACAAGGTAAGTAGTGGAGATTATGCCGGTACTCTGGGTGAGGGACCGGAATATGAAACCATATCGGCTTTTGGTTCCAAGTGCGGTAATGGTAATATGGAAAGCATATTATTTGCCAACACGCTGTGCAACAAACTGGGTCTGGACACCATATCCACAGGAAACGCTGTGGCCTGGGCCATGGAGGGATACCAGCGAGGTATAATCAAGGACAGTGATACCGGCCTGAACCAACCCTTGCACTGGGGCAGCCATAAACTGATTATAGAACTGATAAATAAGATAGCTCATCGCGAAGGTTTTGGCGGCTTGCTGGCAGAAGGGGCCTTGCGTGCCGCCAAAAAGATGGGTGGAGTGGAACTGGTGGTGCATAGCAAAGGTATGGATTACCCGGCGGTGGATGTGCGCGGCACCAAAGGTATGGCTTTATCTTTTGCGGTTTCGCCCCGGGGCGGTGACCACCTTAAGGGTTTACCCATGTATGAAGTCGGTCCCGAAATATATGCTAAAGATATTAAGGAACTGCTGGGTATTAATGTTACCCCTAATTATTGGATGAAATATGAAACCAAACCGCAATTAATGTATTGGCATGAAAATTGGCACTGTGTAGTGGATTCCCTGGGCCTTTGCAAACTTGAAGGCATTGCTATGAAACCGCTTCTGCCGGTGCATTTTCGGGATTTACTGGCCTTTGCCACCGGTTGGGATGTGGATGTCCTTGAACTGGAGTTGATTGGAGAACGAATATGGAATCTGGAGCGCTTGTTCAACATACGTGAGGGACTGCGCAGGCATGACGATATGCCGCCCGCTCGGATGTTTGAACCCATAGGAAGTGGACCCGCCGAAGGAGAGTCGCTGGACTTTGCTCGTTATAACCAAATGCTGGACGAATATTACTCTTTGCGTGGTTGGGATAAAGCAGGAGTCCCTACCGGTAAAAAGCTGCGGGAGCTGGGATTACATTATGAGGGTAAAAATTAG
- a CDS encoding MoaD/ThiS family protein, which yields MRVKIRYYTVICAAAGFCREEHINLNESLDLYTLLQIISSKYGGQMEKAVASLLNGENKILWIFVNGYRIKPDQFNVILQEGDVVVLTTPLLVGG from the coding sequence ATGAGGGTAAAAATTAGATACTATACCGTTATTTGCGCAGCGGCCGGTTTCTGTAGGGAAGAACACATAAACCTAAATGAAAGCCTTGACTTATACACTTTGCTGCAAATTATTTCTTCTAAGTATGGTGGCCAAATGGAGAAGGCAGTAGCTTCCTTATTAAATGGTGAAAACAAAATTCTTTGGATATTTGTTAATGGTTACAGGATAAAACCGGACCAATTTAACGTAATTTTGCAGGAAGGTGATGTGGTAGTGCTGACAACGCCGCTACTCGTGGGTGGCTAA
- the vanR gene encoding VanR-ABDEGLN family response regulator transcription factor, with protein sequence MTLLAANILIVDDEQAIADLVEVYLKNENYNIFKFYNGKDALNCIENEKLDLAILDVMLPDIDGFSICQRIRDKHNFPVIMLTAKEEEIDKITGLTLGADDYVTKPFRPLELVARVKAQLRRFTKYNSAEPNQEENLIAFSGLVLNMDTRECTLNEKKLSLTPTEFSILWVLCSNRGRVVSSEELFQKVWGDKYFTNSNNTVMVHIRHLREKMHDSAEHPKYIKTVWGIGYKIEK encoded by the coding sequence ATGACGCTTTTGGCTGCAAATATTTTAATAGTTGATGATGAACAAGCTATTGCCGATTTGGTTGAAGTTTATCTGAAAAATGAGAACTATAATATCTTTAAGTTTTATAACGGCAAGGATGCCCTTAACTGTATTGAAAATGAAAAACTAGACCTCGCCATTTTGGATGTCATGCTCCCCGATATAGACGGTTTTTCAATCTGTCAGCGAATTCGGGATAAGCACAATTTTCCGGTTATCATGCTGACAGCCAAAGAAGAAGAAATCGATAAGATTACCGGGCTGACATTAGGTGCGGACGACTATGTTACTAAACCATTTCGCCCTTTGGAACTTGTTGCCCGTGTAAAGGCACAGCTCCGGAGATTTACCAAATATAATTCTGCGGAGCCTAACCAGGAAGAAAACTTGATCGCCTTTTCCGGCCTGGTATTGAACATGGATACCCGTGAATGTACGCTGAATGAGAAAAAGCTGTCCCTCACTCCCACAGAGTTTTCCATTCTCTGGGTCCTTTGCTCCAATCGCGGGCGGGTGGTAAGTTCGGAAGAATTGTTCCAGAAGGTGTGGGGAGACAAGTATTTCACCAACAGCAATAATACGGTAATGGTTCATATCAGGCATTTAAGGGAAAAAATGCACGACAGCGCGGAGCATCCCAAATATATCAAAACGGTATGGGGGATTGGCTATAAAATTGAAAAGTAA
- the vanS gene encoding vancomycin resistance histidine kinase VanS, which yields MAIKLKSNNRRNDYTKLKGKVFFQMLLITVATAVTVYLLRYILRGQIGDRTVLFLVNAFHFNYSEALTIYQLVIRNNIDMIIFIVILIFLVILFRFSISWFTKYFDEVSSGMDKLVEDSDNEIILSPELDFMEKKLNQIKNNLEKQKKAALDAEQRKNDLVVYLAHDIKTPLTSVIGYLSLLDEAPDMPPEQKAKYVGITLEKAYRLEQLINEFFEITRFNLQTIVLNKEKINLLFMLQQMADEFYPMLAPQKKQVSVNVPDGLTLRGDADKLARVFNNILKNALAYSYENSVIDISATQQDKNIVITFTNQGNPIPQTKLDTIFEKFYRLDSARSTNTGGAGLGLAIAQEIVKAHDGTISVESNPENTTFTVKLPL from the coding sequence TTGGCTATAAAATTGAAAAGTAATAACAGAAGGAATGATTATACAAAATTAAAAGGGAAAGTATTTTTTCAAATGCTTCTGATTACAGTTGCCACCGCTGTGACTGTTTATCTATTGCGCTATATCCTGCGTGGCCAGATCGGAGATCGTACCGTTCTATTTTTAGTCAACGCTTTTCATTTTAATTATTCGGAAGCACTGACAATCTATCAGTTGGTGATTCGCAACAATATTGACATGATCATTTTCATTGTAATCCTAATATTTTTAGTTATCCTTTTTCGATTTTCAATTTCTTGGTTCACAAAATATTTTGATGAAGTAAGTAGCGGAATGGATAAACTTGTTGAGGATTCCGATAATGAAATTATATTATCACCGGAATTGGATTTTATGGAAAAAAAGCTTAATCAGATAAAAAACAACCTGGAAAAACAAAAGAAAGCTGCACTTGATGCCGAACAGCGCAAAAATGATTTGGTAGTTTACCTGGCCCATGATATAAAGACACCTTTGACCTCTGTTATTGGATACTTAAGTCTGCTGGACGAAGCGCCTGATATGCCTCCTGAACAGAAGGCAAAATATGTGGGTATTACCCTGGAAAAAGCTTATCGATTAGAGCAGCTTATCAATGAGTTTTTTGAAATCACTAGATTTAATCTTCAAACCATTGTTTTAAATAAAGAAAAAATCAATTTACTGTTCATGCTTCAGCAGATGGCAGATGAATTCTATCCAATGCTGGCTCCACAGAAAAAGCAGGTGTCCGTCAATGTGCCTGACGGCCTCACTCTGCGGGGAGATGCCGACAAACTGGCCCGGGTGTTCAATAACATTCTAAAAAATGCGCTTGCCTATAGCTATGAAAACAGCGTCATTGACATTTCTGCCACTCAGCAGGATAAAAATATTGTTATAACTTTTACTAATCAGGGAAACCCAATCCCGCAGACAAAGCTGGATACAATTTTTGAAAAATTTTACCGATTAGATTCTGCACGTTCTACAAACACCGGTGGAGCAGGGCTAGGTTTGGCAATCGCCCAAGAAATTGTCAAGGCTCACGACGGTACAATATCTGTGGAAAGCAATCCAGAGAATACTACATTTACAGTAAAGCTTCCGCTATAA
- a CDS encoding D-alanyl-D-alanine carboxypeptidase family protein, whose product MVRRVRKKKTGIRRFVALLLMFGIAAFVYKSIVIPGYQHIFENEYDNKTSSYSSLKITPDSFEDGTAPVPPGGRHLFSLSAIAKQGPGRELDPYVSISPDKLNSPNVILVRLKDHAILMQKNSEEKIYPASLTKMMTAIVAIEKLPDLKEEIKLTNAMFQGLYQADASMAGFQPGEQVRAIDLLYGVMLPSGAECCIALADRIAGSEQNFVKIMNQRAADLGMDNTHFENATGLHSDNHYTTVKDLAILLSYALQNDTFREIFTSSRHSTPPTNNHPGGITFHSTMFEDLNKQNITGGEILGGKTGYTSEAGLCLASLAQVGKQEYILISAGAKGDPLSEQYNITDALAVYNSLGK is encoded by the coding sequence ATGGTACGAAGGGTAAGAAAGAAAAAGACAGGCATACGCAGATTTGTAGCACTTCTTTTGATGTTTGGAATTGCCGCTTTTGTTTATAAATCCATCGTTATTCCAGGATACCAACATATATTTGAGAATGAATATGACAATAAAACCTCGTCATATTCTTCTTTAAAGATAACACCCGATTCTTTTGAAGATGGAACAGCACCGGTTCCCCCGGGCGGCAGGCATCTGTTCAGCCTGAGCGCCATTGCCAAGCAAGGCCCAGGCCGGGAACTCGATCCTTACGTTTCCATATCTCCCGATAAGCTGAACAGTCCCAATGTGATTTTGGTCCGGTTAAAAGATCATGCCATCTTGATGCAAAAAAACAGCGAAGAAAAAATCTATCCTGCTTCTTTGACCAAGATGATGACAGCCATTGTTGCGATAGAAAAATTACCTGATCTGAAGGAAGAAATCAAACTTACCAATGCTATGTTTCAGGGGCTGTACCAAGCAGATGCATCAATGGCCGGTTTCCAGCCGGGTGAGCAGGTCAGGGCAATCGACCTGTTATACGGAGTAATGCTTCCAAGCGGCGCGGAGTGCTGTATTGCACTTGCTGACCGGATTGCGGGTTCAGAACAGAATTTTGTAAAAATAATGAATCAAAGGGCGGCGGATCTTGGTATGGACAATACCCATTTTGAAAATGCCACCGGGCTTCACAGTGACAACCACTATACAACAGTAAAAGATCTAGCTATTCTTCTAAGCTATGCTTTGCAAAATGATACTTTCAGGGAGATTTTTACCTCATCACGCCATTCCACACCGCCAACGAATAATCATCCTGGCGGGATAACCTTTCACAGTACCATGTTTGAAGACCTCAACAAGCAAAACATTACCGGTGGGGAAATCCTGGGAGGGAAAACTGGCTACACCAGTGAAGCGGGTCTATGTCTTGCGAGCCTCGCTCAAGTGGGTAAACAAGAATATATTCTGATTTCAGCCGGTGCCAAAGGAGATCCCCTTTCAGAACAGTATAATATTACTGATGCATTGGCTGTATACAACAGCTTAGGAAAATAA
- a CDS encoding ABC transporter permease produces the protein MRNAFKVAKWEFKRNIKNKSFLIGMFLTPVIVLLFMLLGTFVGGSSNTEDNRTIVYVHDSIGIFDTLQETVKIHDLNWEMHVTDISEEEVSKELASSDNTAYIFLDDRAIDEHIIPVYTSDKIDRSFMNQIQVLETPIKAWQMKQIGLSDEELAAISRGIQFKESKPKDLAAGAKTGPGALNRIVPGAFAGILLLSIIISGMYIFQSASQEKKDKVAEIILSSLTPGELMQGKIIGYFMLGMIQAVVFLGFALAIALWKVDIPVIEYLLVPEIILFVFIAILGYLLYSAMFVGVGATMADMTSTSNFQGMIIMLPFLPFVLVGPVIGNPNGLIAQIATYIPFTAPGVLLLRLSVLEEWPWVEIFIALAVLVVSIWIFMILAGKIFKTGILMYGKNATPKEIWKWIRA, from the coding sequence GTGCGCAATGCATTTAAAGTCGCCAAATGGGAATTTAAACGCAATATAAAAAATAAATCATTTCTCATCGGAATGTTCCTAACACCCGTCATTGTTTTATTATTTATGCTGCTGGGCACTTTTGTGGGCGGTTCCAGCAATACAGAGGACAACAGGACAATTGTTTATGTCCATGATAGTATCGGCATATTTGACACTCTGCAAGAAACTGTTAAAATCCATGATTTAAACTGGGAAATGCATGTAACGGATATCAGTGAAGAAGAAGTATCGAAAGAACTGGCATCCAGCGATAATACCGCCTATATTTTTCTGGATGACCGTGCAATCGATGAGCACATAATACCTGTTTATACCAGTGATAAAATAGACCGGTCTTTTATGAACCAGATTCAGGTGCTGGAAACTCCCATTAAAGCCTGGCAAATGAAACAAATCGGCCTTTCTGATGAGGAACTGGCCGCCATTTCCCGGGGGATCCAGTTTAAAGAGTCAAAACCGAAAGATTTGGCCGCAGGTGCTAAAACAGGCCCGGGGGCTCTAAATCGCATTGTACCGGGAGCATTTGCCGGTATTCTACTCCTTTCTATCATTATTTCAGGCATGTATATTTTCCAAAGTGCATCTCAGGAAAAGAAAGACAAGGTTGCCGAAATAATTCTGTCTTCATTGACGCCGGGTGAATTGATGCAGGGGAAAATTATCGGTTACTTCATGCTGGGAATGATTCAGGCAGTTGTTTTTTTAGGTTTTGCATTGGCTATAGCCCTCTGGAAAGTGGATATCCCTGTTATTGAGTATTTACTGGTACCCGAAATTATTTTGTTTGTTTTCATCGCCATCCTGGGCTACCTGTTATACTCAGCCATGTTCGTCGGGGTCGGTGCAACAATGGCGGATATGACATCAACAAGCAACTTCCAGGGCATGATTATAATGCTGCCATTCCTTCCCTTTGTCTTGGTCGGGCCGGTAATTGGCAACCCCAACGGGCTGATCGCACAAATTGCCACCTATATTCCGTTCACGGCACCGGGTGTACTGCTATTACGCTTGTCGGTACTGGAAGAATGGCCGTGGGTCGAGATTTTCATCGCCCTTGCCGTGCTAGTGGTAAGTATTTGGATCTTTATGATTCTGGCCGGTAAGATTTTCAAAACGGGCATCTTGATGTACGGTAAAAACGCGACACCTAAAGAAATCTGGAAATGGATCCGCGCATAG
- a CDS encoding ABC transporter ATP-binding protein — protein METILKVENLGKSFKNIPIIQDISFEVRKGEIMAILGPNGAGKSTTIRNIMGIMYPDCGTVKYINRKNIPRNKIGYLPEERGLYKNVKIMDILLYLAELKDYPLPKAKDRVLAYLKKFDLEGKENTTVEVLSKGMGQKVQFIASILHEPELLILDEPFSGLDPVAQELFKQEIRNLAAGGTAILLSSHQMNLVEEICDRLFLIHHGQKVIYGNMEDVKREYANFKCTIRGNNDHQELKGLPKVQRVEQKEGTTILYLAKDVQVAHWLKHLPEHLEINELSIDRISLHEIFIDIATNKNIQRKKV, from the coding sequence ATGGAAACTATTCTTAAAGTTGAAAACCTGGGGAAATCATTTAAAAACATTCCCATAATCCAGGATATATCCTTTGAAGTAAGAAAGGGCGAGATCATGGCCATACTTGGCCCTAACGGAGCAGGAAAATCGACCACCATCCGCAATATCATGGGCATTATGTACCCGGATTGCGGTACTGTTAAATATATAAACCGAAAGAATATCCCCCGCAATAAAATAGGTTATCTTCCAGAGGAACGCGGGCTATATAAAAACGTTAAAATCATGGATATCCTGCTTTATTTGGCGGAATTGAAGGATTACCCGCTCCCCAAAGCAAAGGACCGGGTACTTGCATATTTGAAAAAGTTCGATCTGGAGGGAAAGGAAAATACAACGGTTGAGGTGCTTTCCAAGGGTATGGGGCAAAAAGTGCAGTTTATTGCCTCGATTCTTCACGAACCGGAGCTATTGATACTGGATGAACCTTTTTCCGGGCTTGATCCTGTGGCCCAGGAATTATTCAAACAGGAAATACGCAACCTTGCGGCCGGCGGAACCGCCATTTTATTATCTTCCCATCAGATGAACCTGGTGGAGGAGATATGTGACCGCCTGTTCCTGATTCACCACGGTCAAAAGGTTATCTACGGTAATATGGAAGATGTAAAACGGGAATACGCAAATTTCAAATGCACTATCCGCGGTAATAATGATCACCAAGAACTAAAAGGCTTACCAAAAGTACAGCGTGTGGAACAAAAAGAAGGCACCACCATCCTGTATCTTGCCAAGGATGTTCAGGTTGCCCACTGGTTAAAACACCTGCCGGAGCATCTGGAAATAAACGAGTTGTCCATTGACCGCATTTCGCTGCATGAAATTTTCATCGATATCGCCACCAATAAAAACATTCAAAGAAAGAAGGTCTGA
- a CDS encoding YkvA family protein: protein MSKEMDFYQNLRVKIKKWLDSKSGADNKWAEYILLAPDIFHLLYKLTLDKDVYVADKAKLAAAIAYFISPVDLIPEALLGPAGYVDDLALAAYVLNRIINNTDPEVVRRNWAGDGDVLEVIQSILRVADKMVGSGLWKKLKARI, encoded by the coding sequence ATGTCCAAAGAAATGGACTTTTACCAAAACTTGAGGGTTAAGATAAAGAAGTGGTTGGATAGTAAAAGCGGTGCCGATAACAAGTGGGCCGAGTATATCTTGCTGGCCCCCGATATTTTTCATTTGCTCTACAAATTAACCCTTGATAAGGATGTTTATGTGGCTGATAAGGCCAAACTTGCGGCGGCAATTGCCTACTTTATCAGTCCGGTTGATTTAATTCCAGAGGCATTGTTAGGCCCCGCCGGGTACGTGGATGATTTGGCCCTGGCAGCCTACGTGTTAAATCGCATCATAAACAATACAGATCCCGAGGTGGTAAGGCGAAACTGGGCCGGTGACGGGGACGTGCTGGAGGTTATTCAGTCCATTTTAAGGGTAGCCGATAAAATGGTGGGCAGCGGCCTGTGGAAGAAGCTCAAGGCCAGGATATAA
- a CDS encoding copper amine oxidase N-terminal domain-containing protein, with protein MKKKVFTIATVLVLSLVLAASAYALSPIKIVFNGNELESDVAPAIANGRVMVPLGVIAEKFGAEVIWDAGNKTVHINTTQSQEPDKTDMRVNGLESALVPSEAVSAARTWAEGVKTRNGALQYAVMTPELKKEWYQQFEENNWVTGTSSPWVEKYDITEKSKIDNDSIKYKVAFTYTDSTQKKYVMEEYVTVKKQEGKWYVSALEKVDITGKITKLIVNDDKEITGIFVENESKAETHYDKANVMITSNTKIYKGDTDELLTLDHLKEGIYVEAYFGGPVLTIYPVQGGAERIRVFE; from the coding sequence ATGAAAAAGAAAGTTTTCACCATTGCTACCGTACTGGTGCTTTCACTGGTTTTAGCGGCATCCGCCTATGCTCTTTCGCCAATTAAAATTGTGTTTAACGGCAATGAATTGGAATCCGACGTGGCACCGGCCATTGCAAACGGGCGGGTAATGGTTCCCCTCGGGGTTATTGCAGAGAAGTTCGGCGCAGAGGTAATTTGGGACGCCGGCAACAAAACCGTTCACATTAACACTACCCAATCGCAAGAGCCAGATAAAACGGACATGCGTGTGAACGGCTTGGAGAGTGCGCTGGTGCCCAGTGAAGCTGTATCAGCTGCCCGGACATGGGCCGAAGGGGTTAAAACAAGAAACGGTGCGCTGCAGTATGCAGTTATGACACCGGAACTGAAAAAGGAATGGTACCAGCAGTTTGAGGAAAACAACTGGGTCACAGGCACATCTAGTCCCTGGGTGGAAAAATATGATATCACGGAAAAAAGCAAGATTGACAACGATTCCATCAAGTATAAAGTGGCTTTCACTTATACCGATTCCACCCAAAAGAAATATGTAATGGAAGAGTATGTTACCGTTAAAAAACAAGAAGGCAAATGGTATGTATCTGCACTGGAAAAGGTTGATATCACCGGTAAAATCACCAAACTGATTGTAAACGATGATAAAGAAATAACGGGCATATTTGTGGAAAACGAATCCAAGGCGGAAACCCATTATGATAAAGCAAATGTTATGATTACAAGCAATACTAAAATTTATAAAGGTGATACTGATGAGCTTCTTACCTTAGATCACTTAAAAGAAGGTATTTACGTGGAAGCATACTTTGGTGGTCCTGTGTTAACAATCTACCCCGTGCAGGGTGGGGCGGAACGTATTAGAGTTTTTGAATAG
- a CDS encoding helix-turn-helix domain-containing protein: MATLGERIKQLRQNKNLSVRQLAKEVGVTASFIYQLEQDKVSPSFSTLKSIAGALNTNMSLLIEEELPEEWVIIKKDKRRKVKTESSLMVLELFSFLGTRNKKMQPLMFTLEPGAVDVKVPLFSGEHEDFIYLMQGEVTIATTNAKYSLKEGDAAYIMFEDLVEITNTGREKASGLWVICPPGI; this comes from the coding sequence ATGGCGACATTGGGAGAACGAATTAAGCAATTACGCCAAAACAAAAACCTTAGTGTAAGGCAGTTGGCCAAGGAGGTTGGGGTCACAGCCAGTTTTATTTACCAATTGGAACAAGATAAAGTTTCGCCATCCTTTTCGACCTTAAAAAGTATTGCCGGCGCATTAAACACCAATATGAGCTTGCTTATTGAGGAGGAATTGCCGGAAGAGTGGGTTATTATCAAAAAAGATAAACGCAGGAAAGTTAAGACTGAAAGCAGTTTAATGGTTCTGGAATTGTTTTCTTTTTTGGGCACCAGGAATAAAAAAATGCAGCCCCTGATGTTTACCCTGGAGCCCGGTGCTGTGGATGTAAAGGTTCCGTTGTTTTCAGGAGAGCATGAGGATTTTATCTACTTAATGCAGGGCGAGGTGACCATAGCTACCACCAACGCCAAATACAGTTTAAAGGAGGGGGATGCAGCCTACATTATGTTTGAGGATCTGGTTGAGATAACCAATACCGGCCGGGAAAAGGCCAGCGGTTTGTGGGTTATCTGCCCCCCGGGAATTTAA
- a CDS encoding complex I 24 kDa subunit family protein, which translates to MQQRKFQRLQNIIDSHEGKVSHLIAILQEVQEEYRYLPEEVLTYIATAMGIPPATVYGVATFYAQFSMIPKGKYVIKICDGTACHVRGAEPINFALRKELKLTGDEQTTKDLQFTVETVSCLGACGLAPVVTINENEVHGQMTPEGVLEVLRKFQKTE; encoded by the coding sequence ATGCAGCAAAGAAAGTTTCAAAGGTTGCAAAATATTATTGACAGTCACGAAGGAAAGGTTTCGCACCTTATTGCCATATTGCAGGAAGTTCAGGAAGAATACCGCTATTTGCCGGAAGAAGTGCTTACTTATATTGCCACCGCCATGGGGATACCGCCGGCGACCGTTTATGGCGTAGCTACATTCTATGCTCAATTTTCCATGATACCCAAGGGCAAATATGTGATCAAAATTTGTGACGGTACAGCCTGTCATGTGCGGGGGGCGGAACCCATTAATTTTGCCTTGCGCAAGGAACTCAAGCTGACCGGTGATGAGCAAACAACCAAAGATTTACAGTTTACGGTTGAAACGGTATCCTGCCTGGGTGCCTGTGGTTTGGCACCGGTTGTTACCATTAATGAAAATGAGGTCCATGGCCAGATGACCCCCGAGGGAGTTTTGGAAGTTCTGAGAAAGTTCCAGAAAACGGAATGA